The following DNA comes from Poecilia reticulata strain Guanapo unplaced genomic scaffold, Guppy_female_1.0+MT scaffold_805, whole genome shotgun sequence.
CGACAGCGAGCTGAAGAAGTTCCTTCAGAACTACCTCCTGTATGGAATTGCCTTTGTGGACGACGTTCCGGCGACTGTGGAAGCCACTGAGGAAGTCACCAGGAGAGTCAGTCTGATCAGGtagcactttttgtttttttgtttcggattgttttgtttctagtgCAGCTATATTCGTCATAGATTGCGTTACCACGTGAGCAACATTAACTGActacttgtttctttttttcttattttttgtgattcttCAAAGAGAGACTACTTACGGGAGAATGTGGAGTTTTACATCCGATTTTTCCAGAGGCGACACTGCCTACAGTCAGCTGGCCCTCGACCGTCACACTGACACGTCTTACTTTCAGGAGCCATGTGGGTAGGTAAAGTAGAATGTGCCATACCTTTTCTAGCTTTTCCAGAGTCTGGGGACTTTGTACGCAAGACTCTGACTCATATGAGGTAGAAGCCTAGTGGGCCTTTATGTAGAATAAGCTGCTGTTTTATCTCTGAGAAGTGTCGTTTTGGCTGCTGTTGCAGAATCCAGGTGTTTCATTGCCTCCGACATGAGGGTAGTGGAGGGGAGACGCTGCTGGTGGATGGCTTCTACGCTGCGGAGAAGCTCCGCCAGCACTCCCCCGAGAACTTCGAGCTGCTGTGCCGCGTCCCCATCAGGCACGAGTACattgaaaacacagaaaatcaccAAAACCACATGACGGGCATTGGCCCCGTGCTCAACGTCTACCCTTGGAACAGTGAACTCTACATGATCCGGTACGCTGACGTTGAAATCCGATGGATTTTGGGCCGTAGATGTTGATGAGTAATGCTAACTGCTTGGTGTCCTAACGACTCCAGATATAACAACTACGACCGGTCGGTGATGAACACGATGCCCCACGACATCATCCGACGATGGTACGTAGCACATCGACAGCTCACCACAGAGCTACGGCGGCCAGAGAACGAGCTGTGGGTGAAACTCACTCCAGGCAAAGTAAGAAAGCTGAAGATTTAAT
Coding sequences within:
- the LOC103461227 gene encoding trimethyllysine dioxygenase, mitochondrial-like, which produces MFSVLPRAAGSALRQFQLPFARSEPCMSLQLRFAASATLRLLEDCLEVSYEGTPMRFNYVWLRDHCRSASSYNSATHQRSLDTGSLELTLRPESSAVEDGQLVLTWPGGHVSEFSLGWLAENSYEGRKTVMEQPRILWNANVYQNARISAAKWDKFMSCDSELKKFLQNYLLYGIAFVDDVPATVEATEEVTRRVSLIRETTYGRMWSFTSDFSRGDTAYSQLALDRHTDTSYFQEPCGIQVFHCLRHEGSGGETLLVDGFYAAEKLRQHSPENFELLCRVPIRHEYIENTENHQNHMTGIGPVLNVYPWNSELYMIRYNNYDRSVMNTMPHDIIRRWYVAHRQLTTELRRPENELWVKLTPGKVIFIDNWRVLHGRESFTGLRQLCGCYLTRDDVLSAARCFGLQA